TGGTGCTGGGCATCGCCGATGGCCGCCTGGAAGTGGACGGGCGCGAGATCTATACCGCCAAGGACCTGCGCGTGGGCCTGTTTACCTCTACCGAGGGCTTCTGACCTGGGCCAGGGCACCCTTTCCCACTCCCTCGAAGGCGCGTACCTGAATGGTCTCGCCGGGCTGGTCTGAGGCCAGTTCGGTGGCGATGTGCTGGGCGATCCGCTCCACCGTGGTATCGCCCTGCAGCAGGACGCAGGCCTCGGCGGGCAACTCCAGCTCATAGCGCCCCTCGCCGGTATCATAGCCAAACCGGGCATAGGTCCGCCCCTGGTAGGCGTACTCCCCCAGCAACACCGCCCGCTCGGCCAGATAGGCATGCCGCCAGCGCCGCGCCCAGGCCGCTGCCAGCTCCGGGGCCGCCACCCCGTTGCGCTGGACCTGAATGGCCGAGCGATGGCCGTGGGCAATGCGTCGGCAGTTGCCGGCGTGTTGGCGCAGACCATGGCTGTACTGATAGAAGGGACCATCGATCGCCTCCGGGTAGAGGCGCAGGCGCAGCTCGGTACAATTCTCCGCCAGGCCCGGCAGCAGCCGCTGGCGGATGCAGGCGGCCACCCCCTCGGGTTCGATGCGTGGCAGTGGCAGCGGGCACAGGGCCGCCTGCGGCGAGCTATGTCGGATGCGTTGGCCGTCCTGGCAATGAAACACCAGCTGGGCGGTCCCATTTACTTGATCCAGCTGGCAGCCGGGGTATTCCAGCGGGACCAGCAGACAGTGATCAAAGGCCTGATCCAGCAACCACTTGACCTGCTTTTTCACCAGACCAAAATCCAGCACCATGCCCTCGGCATTGAGCTGTCCCTCCAGTTCCAGATCCACAAGCCAGGTCTCCCCCAGCAGGCCCAGCTGCGGATCCAGGTAGGCGAAATCCAGGTTGGTGAGTCGATTGACGAAGAGCTGTGGCATGGGGCTACTTGATCCTAAAAAGAGCATTTGGCCACAGAGCCACAGAGTACACAGAGAAAAATCAATGTGTTGGAAAGCGAACACTCAACACCTTCTAGGTGAGCCCGGTCTGATAGGTAACTCATTGAAAC
This is a stretch of genomic DNA from gamma proteobacterium SS-5. It encodes these proteins:
- a CDS encoding 6-carboxytetrahydropterin synthase, yielding MPQLFVNRLTNLDFAYLDPQLGLLGETWLVDLELEGQLNAEGMVLDFGLVKKQVKWLLDQAFDHCLLVPLEYPGCQLDQVNGTAQLVFHCQDGQRIRHSSPQAALCPLPLPRIEPEGVAACIRQRLLPGLAENCTELRLRLYPEAIDGPFYQYSHGLRQHAGNCRRIAHGHRSAIQVQRNGVAAPELAAAWARRWRHAYLAERAVLLGEYAYQGRTYARFGYDTGEGRYELELPAEACVLLQGDTTVERIAQHIATELASDQPGETIQVRAFEGVGKGALAQVRSPR